In Candidatus Bipolaricaulota bacterium, the following are encoded in one genomic region:
- a CDS encoding FAD-dependent oxidoreductase encodes MYDLTIIGGGPAAMTAAIYAARKMLNAVVVTKDQGGQLLLTREIENWPGTISISGFDLVQSFVKHVERYGVEQRVGRPVTAVRRDGEDFVVEIEGGDSVSAKAVLIATGGRSRPLNVPGEKEFTGRGVSYCATCDAPLFSGKPVAVIGGGNSAFEAVIDLLPIATEIHVVDVADHWFADPILQGQVLGVDKVHTYQQHKVVEVKGDKFVNGLVIEDMKTGEKKELRVDGVFIEIGLIPNSDFLTGFVEINKRGEVVVDEEMRTSVPGVFAAGDVINRTDKQVVIAAGQGAKAALSAYRYLVEGNRLEDRGNIAPPPPPPEEKKSGLFIPPRKE; translated from the coding sequence ATGTACGATTTAACGATCATCGGGGGCGGGCCGGCGGCGATGACCGCCGCGATCTACGCCGCCCGTAAGATGCTAAACGCGGTCGTGGTGACCAAGGATCAGGGGGGCCAGCTCCTCCTGACGCGGGAGATCGAGAACTGGCCCGGCACGATCAGCATCAGCGGGTTCGACCTCGTCCAGTCGTTCGTCAAGCACGTCGAGCGCTACGGGGTGGAGCAGCGGGTCGGCCGTCCGGTCACCGCAGTGCGGCGGGACGGGGAGGACTTCGTGGTGGAGATCGAGGGTGGGGATTCCGTCTCCGCGAAGGCGGTCCTGATCGCCACCGGGGGAAGAAGCCGGCCGCTGAACGTCCCCGGGGAAAAGGAGTTCACCGGCCGTGGGGTCTCCTACTGCGCCACCTGCGACGCCCCGCTCTTCTCCGGAAAGCCGGTGGCGGTGATCGGGGGCGGGAACTCGGCGTTCGAGGCGGTGATCGACCTTCTTCCGATCGCAACCGAGATCCACGTCGTCGACGTCGCCGATCACTGGTTCGCCGACCCGATCCTGCAGGGGCAGGTCCTCGGGGTCGACAAGGTCCATACCTACCAGCAGCACAAGGTGGTCGAGGTAAAGGGGGACAAGTTCGTGAACGGCCTGGTGATCGAGGACATGAAGACCGGGGAGAAGAAGGAGCTCCGCGTCGACGGGGTGTTCATCGAGATCGGCCTGATCCCGAACTCCGATTTTCTCACCGGGTTCGTTGAGATCAACAAGCGGGGAGAGGTCGTGGTCGACGAGGAGATGCGCACCTCGGTTCCGGGCGTGTTCGCCGCCGGAGACGTGATCAACCGGACCGACAAGCAGGTCGTGATCGCCGCCGGCCAGGGGGCGAAGGCGGCCCTGTCCGCCTATCGCTACCTGGTGGAAGGGAACCGGCTCGAGGACCGGGGGAACATCGCTCCCCCTCCTCCGCCGCCGGAGGAGAAGAAGTCCGGTCTGTTCATTCCGCCGCGCAAGGAGTGA